The Marinobacter sp. ANT_B65 genome has a segment encoding these proteins:
- a CDS encoding amidohydrolase family protein yields the protein MEEFLHPNQSQTPSKRVEAVRGAADKRQPRDIALGNMKEQPLNYLIQNAKAIASDTAPDARDIRIRDGYIVEMGLNLAPTPESPETLVDASGCVIWPGLVNTHHHLAQSIMKGVPEGLNHNLGEWLSSVPFRYWPKVTPDMMYHAARLGLYELIRSGATTCADHHYLYHSTTSPELEEAVWQAAEELGIRMVLCRGSATEAGSHEGMIEHGVAPESIEQIIDRLDATRKKHHQTSPDAMKKLVVAPTSLIHSSSPEGLKAQARWARENDLKMHSHLLEVSFDENQAQSKYGMSAIDYAESCEWVGPDVWYAHLVHSDPHAIKRLAATGTGIAHCPTSNCRLGSGVAPAIDMEAAGIQITLGVDGSASAESGSMLQELNLAWLIHRAMKGPRATTLEQVLKWGSRNGAQMLGLHDTGTLDVGKAADLVLYDIDQPRFAGVHSPLMAPLMCGEPVHVRDSFVQGRQIVTGGQVNGLDESELTRNVQDCVSRLLREA from the coding sequence ATGGAAGAGTTCTTGCATCCGAATCAGAGCCAAACACCCAGCAAAAGAGTAGAAGCTGTCAGAGGCGCTGCAGACAAGCGCCAGCCTCGGGACATTGCTCTTGGTAACATGAAGGAGCAACCATTGAACTATCTGATTCAGAACGCCAAAGCCATAGCGTCCGACACAGCCCCGGACGCCCGGGATATACGTATTCGCGACGGCTACATTGTCGAAATGGGGCTCAATCTGGCCCCGACGCCGGAGAGCCCGGAAACCCTTGTTGATGCTTCCGGCTGCGTCATATGGCCAGGCCTGGTCAACACTCACCACCACCTTGCCCAATCCATCATGAAAGGTGTCCCGGAAGGGCTCAACCACAACCTGGGCGAATGGCTGAGCAGCGTGCCGTTTCGTTATTGGCCAAAGGTAACGCCCGACATGATGTATCACGCTGCACGCCTCGGCCTGTATGAGCTGATCCGGTCCGGCGCCACAACCTGTGCTGACCACCATTATCTGTACCACAGCACCACCAGCCCCGAGCTTGAAGAGGCGGTCTGGCAGGCCGCAGAGGAACTGGGAATTCGTATGGTTCTCTGCCGCGGCAGCGCGACAGAGGCAGGGTCTCATGAAGGCATGATCGAGCACGGGGTTGCACCGGAAAGCATAGAGCAGATCATTGACCGCCTTGATGCCACTCGGAAGAAGCACCATCAGACCAGCCCTGACGCCATGAAGAAACTGGTGGTCGCTCCTACCAGCCTGATTCATTCAAGCTCGCCGGAAGGGCTTAAAGCCCAGGCCCGGTGGGCCAGGGAAAACGATCTGAAAATGCACTCCCATCTGCTCGAGGTGAGCTTTGACGAAAACCAGGCCCAGAGCAAATACGGAATGAGTGCCATCGACTACGCGGAATCCTGCGAATGGGTGGGGCCTGACGTCTGGTATGCCCACCTGGTACACAGTGATCCCCATGCCATAAAACGTCTTGCAGCTACAGGTACGGGCATTGCCCACTGCCCTACATCAAACTGTCGGCTGGGCAGTGGCGTAGCTCCGGCCATTGATATGGAGGCTGCGGGCATCCAGATAACTCTGGGTGTGGACGGTTCGGCGTCAGCAGAGTCGGGCTCCATGCTCCAGGAACTCAACCTTGCCTGGCTGATCCACCGTGCGATGAAAGGGCCAAGGGCCACCACACTGGAACAGGTACTTAAATGGGGCAGCCGCAATGGCGCTCAGATGCTGGGGCTGCATGACACCGGCACTCTGGACGTTGGCAAGGCCGCCGATCTGGTTCTGTATGACATTGACCAACCCCGTTTCGCTGGTGTCCACAGCCCTCTGATGGCGCCACTTATGTGCGGTGAACCTGTGCACGTGCGGGACAGCTTCGTGCAGGGGCGGCAGATAGTAACAGGAGGCCAGGTAAATGGGCTGGATGAATCCGAACTGACCCGAAACGTTCAGGACTGTGTTTCCCGGCTATTACGCGAAGCCTGA
- a CDS encoding isopenicillin N synthase family dioxygenase, which yields MTNPQEKYALKELNLETTFGGMGKEIECDVPVIDLTDFELRREEITDQLWQAATEVGFFQLSGHGLDLALIKQAFGLSEQFFALPEPEKQRYPLKKGLNSGWEFRSQVRPSTGTADDKESFQITLPHMDDLWPNQTVVPEFQRVMLDFEHNAWQLGMKVLSCFAERLGFEREFFTHAHDRSSAEYQSTLRLLHYLPLAEDSTLDASIWRAGAHTDFDCLTMVFQQENQGGLQVSPGKNAEDKGDEREWFTVTPKEERITCNIGDMLMRWSDDRLKSTLHRVRMPKPGDYNGPRYSMAFFCQANKDKIIQGPEKKYPPISARDYLLQRIQANFDAAEKTAKAMKQQ from the coding sequence ATGACTAATCCTCAAGAAAAATACGCACTCAAAGAACTGAACCTGGAAACTACCTTCGGTGGTATGGGGAAGGAAATTGAGTGTGACGTCCCCGTAATTGACCTGACTGACTTCGAACTGCGCCGGGAAGAAATTACCGATCAATTGTGGCAGGCCGCTACGGAAGTCGGTTTTTTCCAGCTGTCAGGACATGGTCTGGATCTGGCGTTGATAAAGCAGGCCTTCGGCCTGTCTGAACAATTTTTCGCGTTACCTGAGCCAGAGAAACAGCGCTACCCACTCAAAAAGGGCCTCAACTCTGGCTGGGAGTTCAGGTCACAGGTGCGGCCTTCAACCGGTACGGCCGATGACAAGGAATCCTTCCAGATTACTCTGCCGCACATGGATGATCTCTGGCCAAACCAGACTGTGGTGCCGGAGTTTCAGAGGGTCATGCTGGATTTTGAACACAATGCCTGGCAACTGGGTATGAAGGTCTTGTCGTGTTTTGCCGAGAGGCTGGGTTTCGAACGGGAGTTCTTCACCCATGCCCATGACCGGAGCTCGGCAGAGTATCAGAGCACGCTGCGTCTTTTGCATTACCTGCCATTGGCTGAAGACTCAACTCTGGATGCATCGATCTGGCGGGCGGGGGCGCATACCGATTTTGACTGCCTTACCATGGTCTTTCAGCAGGAGAATCAGGGCGGTTTGCAGGTAAGCCCGGGTAAGAACGCAGAAGATAAAGGCGATGAGCGTGAATGGTTCACTGTTACTCCGAAGGAAGAGCGCATAACCTGTAATATCGGCGACATGCTCATGCGCTGGAGTGATGACCGTCTGAAATCCACCCTGCACAGAGTGCGGATGCCGAAGCCGGGTGACTATAATGGTCCCCGCTACAGCATGGCGTTCTTCTGCCAGGCCAACAAGGACAAGATCATCCAGGGCCCGGAGAAGAAGTATCCCCCGATTTCAGCCCGTGATTACCTCTTGCAGCGTATTCAGGCCAACTTCGATGCGGCGGAGAAAACAGCCAAAGCGATGAAGCAGCAATAA